The Urbifossiella limnaea genome has a window encoding:
- a CDS encoding fumarylacetoacetate hydrolase family protein translates to MSSQSSILDLRSSIRSIRDFYAFEQHVKTCRAHRGLGMVPQWYDVPVFYFSNPAAVVGDGDPVCAPAGSAALDYELELACVIGTAARNLPADDAALACVAGFTIMNDWSARDLQRAEMAVGLGPSKSKDFATSLGPGLVPFTALQPYYRDGRLHLTMTARVNGKEYSRGDAGSMYWTWPQLLAHASRDADLRPGDVLGSGTVGTGCILELTPEAVGGWLKPGDVVELEIEHLGVLRNPIVEQPG, encoded by the coding sequence ATGTCTTCTCAATCATCAATCCTCGATCTTCGATCATCGATCCGCTCCATCAGGGACTTTTATGCGTTCGAGCAGCACGTGAAGACGTGCCGGGCGCACCGCGGGCTCGGGATGGTGCCCCAGTGGTACGACGTGCCCGTCTTCTACTTCTCGAACCCGGCCGCGGTCGTCGGCGACGGCGACCCGGTGTGCGCGCCCGCCGGCAGCGCGGCCCTCGACTACGAGCTGGAGCTGGCGTGCGTGATCGGCACCGCGGCGCGGAACCTGCCGGCGGATGACGCGGCGCTGGCGTGCGTCGCCGGCTTCACCATCATGAACGACTGGAGCGCCCGCGACCTCCAGCGGGCCGAGATGGCGGTGGGCCTCGGCCCGAGCAAGAGCAAGGACTTCGCCACGTCCCTCGGCCCTGGCCTCGTGCCGTTCACCGCATTGCAGCCGTACTACCGCGACGGCCGCCTCCACCTGACGATGACGGCCCGGGTGAACGGAAAGGAGTACAGCCGCGGCGACGCCGGCAGTATGTACTGGACGTGGCCGCAGTTGCTGGCCCACGCCAGCCGCGACGCCGACCTCCGCCCCGGCGACGTGCTCGGCAGCGGCACCGTCGGCACCGGCTGCATCCTGGAACTGACGCCCGAGGCGGTCGGCGGCTGGCTGAAACCCGGCGACGTGGTGGAGCTCGAAATCGAACATCTCGGCGTGTTGCGCAACCCGATCGTGGAGCAGCCCGGATGA
- a CDS encoding four helix bundle protein, translating into MDRAELQNRTKQFALRVMRLTAALPGTVQGRAVANQLMRSGTSVGANYRAACRARSRKEFVAKMGVVIEEADESAFWLELVIDGNLHKSELVQPLLAEANELLRIMSASRATAVRRSRDAKPGA; encoded by the coding sequence ATGGACCGGGCTGAGCTTCAGAACCGGACGAAGCAGTTCGCCCTGCGCGTCATGAGGCTCACCGCCGCGCTGCCGGGGACGGTGCAGGGGCGGGCGGTCGCCAACCAGTTGATGCGATCGGGCACCTCGGTGGGAGCCAACTACCGGGCCGCGTGCCGGGCGCGGTCGCGGAAGGAGTTCGTCGCCAAGATGGGCGTCGTGATCGAGGAGGCCGACGAGAGCGCGTTCTGGCTCGAACTGGTCATCGACGGGAACCTGCACAAGTCCGAGCTCGTTCAGCCCCTCTTGGCCGAAGCGAACGAACTCCTCCGCATCATGTCTGCCTCCCGGGCCACGGCCGTCCGCCGCAGCCGCGACGCCAAGCCGGGAGCGTAA
- the hppD gene encoding 4-hydroxyphenylpyruvate dioxygenase translates to MTDLPLRKIDHLRFFVGNARQSAFFYRNAFGFDVVAYAGLETKVRHEAGYVVKQGGITFVIVSPLRPQHPEVQRLVLHGDGVSDIALQVDDVRDAYNLAVERGAHGVKGPTRLEDEHGVYEFATIRAYGDTTHTFVNRDKYHGAFAPGFQSIDPARYSPGTYHPAGLLGIDHVVGNVEEGKMDEWVEFYRKVLGFEQLVSFDDKDISTEYSALMSKVVQGGRGRIKFPINEPAKGKRRSQIEEYIDFYGGAGVQHVALATNDIVATVKALRANDVSFLRVPKAYYDTLAERVGAINEDIAELAELGILVDRDDEGYMLQIFTKPVQDRPTLFFEIIQRVGGKSFGKGNFKALFEAIEREQALRGTL, encoded by the coding sequence ATGACCGACCTGCCGCTGCGGAAGATCGACCACCTGCGGTTCTTCGTCGGCAACGCCCGGCAGAGCGCGTTCTTCTACCGCAACGCCTTCGGGTTCGACGTGGTCGCCTACGCCGGCCTCGAAACCAAGGTGCGCCACGAGGCCGGGTACGTCGTGAAGCAGGGCGGCATCACGTTCGTGATCGTGTCGCCGCTGCGGCCCCAGCACCCGGAGGTGCAGCGGCTCGTCCTCCACGGCGACGGCGTCTCCGACATCGCCCTCCAGGTGGACGACGTGAGGGACGCCTACAACCTGGCCGTCGAGCGCGGCGCCCACGGCGTCAAAGGCCCGACCAGGCTCGAGGACGAGCACGGCGTCTACGAGTTCGCCACGATCCGCGCCTACGGCGACACCACGCACACGTTCGTGAACCGCGACAAGTACCACGGCGCGTTCGCCCCGGGCTTCCAGTCGATCGACCCGGCCCGCTACAGCCCCGGCACCTACCACCCCGCCGGGCTCCTCGGCATCGACCACGTCGTCGGCAACGTCGAGGAAGGGAAGATGGACGAGTGGGTCGAGTTCTACCGCAAGGTGCTCGGGTTCGAGCAGCTGGTGAGCTTCGACGACAAGGACATCAGCACCGAGTACTCGGCGCTGATGAGCAAGGTGGTGCAGGGCGGGCGGGGGCGGATCAAGTTCCCGATCAACGAGCCGGCGAAGGGGAAGCGGCGGAGCCAGATCGAGGAGTACATCGACTTCTACGGCGGCGCCGGGGTGCAGCACGTCGCGCTCGCCACCAACGACATCGTGGCCACGGTGAAGGCGCTGCGGGCGAACGACGTGTCGTTCCTGCGGGTGCCGAAGGCGTACTACGACACGCTGGCCGAGCGGGTGGGCGCGATCAACGAGGACATCGCGGAGCTGGCCGAGCTCGGCATCCTGGTGGACCGCGACGACGAGGGGTACATGCTGCAGATCTTCACGAAGCCGGTGCAGGACCGGCCGACGCTGTTCTTCGAGATCATCCAGCGGGTCGGCGGCAAGAGCTTCGGCAAGGGGAACTTCAAGGCGCTGTTCGAGGCGATCGAGCGCGAGCAGGCGCTGCGGGGGACTTTGTGA
- a CDS encoding NADPH:quinone reductase: protein MKAAFLDQPGPPEVIRTGELPTPTPGAGEVLVRVTAASVNPIDTYIRAGLVAMTLPRPFIPGCDLAGVVEAVGAGVKRFHVGDRVWGSNQGLLGRQGTFAEYAAVGEQWLYPTPTNVADEQAAAAALVGITAHLGLFGCAKLHAGDTVFVNGGTGGVGSMVIQMAKAAGARVVTTVGSAEKATLAAELGADAVINYKTDDVAAKVKEAAGGAGITVWYETQPPTDLDRTVELMAPRGRVVVMAGRAARPVFPNGPFYVKGLSLHGFAMFNATPDEQRVCGADLAQWLGQGKIKALIGARFPLADAAKAHALQEENTGKKAGTLTGKIVVLPSV, encoded by the coding sequence GTGAAAGCCGCGTTCCTCGACCAGCCCGGCCCGCCCGAAGTCATCCGCACGGGAGAGCTTCCCACGCCCACCCCGGGCGCCGGCGAAGTCCTCGTCCGCGTCACCGCCGCGTCCGTCAACCCGATCGACACGTACATCCGCGCCGGCCTGGTCGCCATGACCTTGCCCAGGCCCTTCATCCCCGGCTGCGACCTGGCCGGCGTCGTGGAGGCGGTCGGGGCCGGGGTGAAGCGGTTCCACGTCGGCGACCGCGTGTGGGGCTCGAACCAGGGGCTGCTCGGCCGGCAGGGCACGTTCGCCGAGTACGCCGCCGTCGGCGAGCAGTGGCTCTACCCCACCCCGACGAACGTCGCCGACGAGCAGGCGGCCGCGGCGGCGCTCGTCGGCATCACCGCGCACCTCGGCCTGTTCGGCTGCGCCAAGCTGCACGCCGGCGACACCGTGTTCGTGAACGGCGGCACCGGCGGCGTCGGGTCGATGGTGATCCAGATGGCGAAGGCCGCCGGCGCGCGAGTCGTCACCACCGTCGGCTCGGCGGAAAAGGCGACGCTGGCGGCGGAACTGGGGGCGGACGCCGTCATCAACTACAAGACTGACGACGTGGCGGCGAAGGTGAAAGAGGCGGCCGGCGGTGCGGGTATCACGGTCTGGTACGAGACGCAGCCGCCGACCGACCTGGACCGCACCGTGGAGCTGATGGCGCCGCGCGGCCGGGTGGTCGTGATGGCCGGGCGGGCGGCGCGGCCGGTGTTCCCGAACGGGCCGTTCTACGTGAAGGGGCTGTCGCTGCACGGGTTCGCCATGTTCAACGCCACGCCGGACGAGCAGCGGGTGTGCGGGGCCGATCTTGCGCAGTGGCTGGGGCAGGGTAAGATCAAGGCGCTGATCGGCGCCCGCTTCCCGCTCGCGGACGCGGCCAAGGCCCACGCGCTGCAGGAGGAGAACACCGGCAAGAAGGCCGGCACCCTCACCGGCAAGATCGTGGTGCTGCCGAGTGTGTAA
- a CDS encoding WD40 domain-containing protein → MRYLALAALSAVLVAGLSGVATTQEKKDGKDLPTIPTTDLKLSEPVDYSKHVEPIFENRCTVCHSGSILEGKFDMSTYAGVMKGGKRGVAVVPGKSAESNLFLFCSRQKKPIMPPKSEEPCTSQEVTLLKLWIDQGAKAPTMARVKRVIAVSLPPALVKPVRAVAVSPDGKVVAASRGNQVHLYDAKKGDFLKTLLDPQLKSADGKEAKAAHVSLVESMAFSPDGKTLATGSFRELTLWDAEKGTVKERVAGFGDRVAAIAYSADGKHFATAGGPAAEDGEVKVFSAAGKQELELKNAHSDTVYAVAFSPDGKLLATGASDKFVKVFELPAGKLVKSFEGHTHHVMGVGWTPDGKKIVSCGADNFVKAWDYEKGEKLRDMTGHTKQVTALAFVGKTPQFLTGSGDNSVRMWNADNGGNVRQFPGATDYVYAVGASPDGEVVAAGGEEGVVRIYNGKSGALVKAALPPGAEPPAKK, encoded by the coding sequence ATGCGATACCTCGCTCTCGCCGCCCTCTCCGCCGTACTCGTCGCCGGGCTCTCCGGCGTCGCCACGACGCAGGAGAAGAAGGACGGCAAAGACCTGCCGACGATCCCCACCACCGACCTGAAGCTGTCGGAGCCGGTGGACTACAGCAAGCACGTCGAGCCGATCTTCGAGAACCGCTGCACCGTGTGCCACAGCGGCAGCATCCTCGAAGGCAAGTTCGACATGTCCACCTACGCCGGCGTTATGAAGGGCGGCAAGCGCGGCGTCGCCGTGGTGCCCGGGAAGTCGGCCGAGAGCAACCTGTTCCTGTTCTGCAGCCGGCAGAAGAAGCCGATCATGCCGCCCAAGAGCGAGGAGCCCTGCACGTCGCAGGAGGTCACGCTCCTGAAGCTGTGGATCGACCAGGGCGCCAAGGCGCCGACGATGGCGCGGGTGAAGCGCGTCATCGCCGTGAGCCTGCCGCCGGCGCTCGTGAAGCCCGTGCGCGCCGTGGCCGTGAGCCCGGACGGCAAGGTCGTCGCCGCCAGCCGCGGCAACCAGGTCCACCTGTACGACGCCAAGAAGGGCGACTTCCTCAAGACGCTCCTCGACCCGCAGCTGAAGAGTGCCGACGGCAAGGAGGCGAAGGCGGCGCACGTGTCGCTGGTGGAGTCGATGGCGTTCAGCCCCGACGGCAAGACGCTGGCCACCGGCAGCTTCCGCGAGCTCACCCTGTGGGACGCCGAGAAGGGGACCGTGAAGGAGCGCGTGGCCGGCTTCGGCGACCGCGTCGCGGCCATCGCCTACAGCGCCGACGGCAAACACTTCGCGACCGCCGGCGGCCCCGCGGCCGAGGACGGCGAGGTGAAAGTGTTCAGCGCCGCCGGCAAGCAGGAGCTGGAGCTGAAGAACGCCCACTCGGACACGGTGTACGCCGTGGCGTTCAGCCCGGACGGTAAGCTGCTCGCCACCGGCGCGTCGGACAAGTTTGTGAAGGTGTTCGAGCTCCCGGCCGGCAAGCTGGTCAAGAGCTTCGAAGGGCACACGCACCACGTCATGGGCGTGGGCTGGACGCCGGACGGGAAGAAGATCGTGAGCTGCGGCGCCGACAACTTCGTGAAGGCGTGGGACTACGAGAAGGGCGAGAAGCTCCGCGACATGACCGGCCACACGAAGCAGGTGACGGCGCTCGCGTTCGTCGGGAAGACGCCGCAGTTCCTCACGGGGAGCGGCGACAACTCGGTGCGGATGTGGAACGCTGACAACGGCGGCAACGTCCGCCAGTTCCCCGGGGCGACGGACTACGTGTACGCCGTGGGCGCCAGCCCCGACGGCGAGGTGGTGGCGGCCGGCGGCGAGGAAGGCGTGGTGCGCATCTACAACGGCAAGAGCGGGGCGCTGGTGAAGGCCGCGCTGCCGCCCGGCGCCGAGCCGCCGGCGAAGAAGTAG
- a CDS encoding superoxide dismutase, with amino-acid sequence MAHTLPSLPYAFDALEPHIDAKTMEIHSQKHHKAYVDNLNKALESAPDLANLPIEELLRKVKTSAPDAVKQAIINNGGGHHNHALFWEVMGPNGGGEPTGAVAEAIAAGFGSFTDLKAKVKDNGLTQFGSGWTWIVWNPTATKLEAIKRPNQDSPLMEGLVPVLGIDVWEHAYYLKYQNLRASYLDAWWSVVNWKAVEAKLAAAKAGR; translated from the coding sequence GTGGCCCACACCCTCCCGAGCCTCCCCTACGCCTTCGACGCGCTCGAGCCGCACATCGACGCGAAGACGATGGAGATCCACTCCCAGAAGCACCACAAGGCCTACGTCGACAACCTCAACAAGGCGCTGGAATCGGCCCCCGACCTGGCCAACCTCCCCATCGAGGAGCTGCTCCGCAAGGTGAAGACGAGCGCCCCGGACGCGGTGAAGCAGGCCATCATCAACAACGGCGGCGGGCACCACAACCACGCCCTGTTCTGGGAGGTCATGGGGCCGAACGGCGGCGGCGAGCCGACGGGCGCGGTCGCCGAGGCGATCGCCGCCGGGTTCGGCAGCTTCACCGACCTGAAGGCGAAGGTGAAGGACAACGGCCTGACGCAGTTCGGCAGCGGCTGGACGTGGATCGTGTGGAACCCCACCGCCACGAAGCTGGAGGCGATCAAGCGGCCGAACCAGGACAGCCCGCTGATGGAGGGGCTGGTGCCGGTGCTCGGCATCGACGTGTGGGAGCACGCCTACTACCTGAAGTACCAGAACCTCCGCGCCAGCTACCTGGACGCGTGGTGGAGCGTGGTGAACTGGAAGGCCGTGGAGGCGAAGCTCGCCGCCGCGAAGGCGGGTCGCTGA
- a CDS encoding phospholipase C/P1 nuclease family protein, producing the protein MKRSALLVGAVVVLVGLAAGLASAWWAGGHETIAEAAAARLPDEVPAFFRRGGRHLAHFAVDPDRWKNKNAQLLRRAEEGNHFLDLEDLDGRQPPATNRFDYMKLVYTELKKDPNKVGLLPYSIVENYERLMVAFYDHRKAPASEAVPMAALVAGGNLAHYTGDAAMPLHTTRDYDGRVQPDGTVKQKGIHAKLDGFPEKNKITPEEVCRGLEARPIDDVWAHVNRFIAESHTHVGRCYEFDAAGAFDTPTNESRAFVLARCRAGAQLTLDLWYTAWVKSANLPGHW; encoded by the coding sequence ATGAAGCGGTCCGCGTTGCTCGTCGGCGCCGTCGTCGTTCTCGTCGGACTCGCCGCCGGGCTCGCCTCCGCGTGGTGGGCCGGCGGCCACGAAACGATCGCCGAGGCCGCCGCCGCCCGGCTGCCCGACGAGGTGCCGGCGTTCTTCCGCCGCGGCGGCCGCCACCTCGCCCACTTCGCCGTCGACCCCGACCGCTGGAAGAACAAGAACGCCCAGCTCCTCCGCCGCGCCGAGGAGGGCAACCACTTCCTCGACCTGGAAGACCTCGACGGCCGCCAGCCGCCCGCGACCAACCGCTTCGACTACATGAAGCTCGTGTACACCGAGCTGAAGAAGGACCCGAACAAGGTCGGCCTGCTGCCGTACTCGATCGTCGAGAACTACGAGCGGCTGATGGTCGCCTTCTACGACCACCGCAAGGCGCCGGCGAGCGAGGCGGTGCCGATGGCGGCGCTGGTCGCGGGCGGGAACCTGGCGCACTACACCGGCGACGCCGCCATGCCGCTCCACACCACCCGCGACTACGACGGCCGCGTTCAGCCGGACGGCACGGTGAAGCAGAAGGGGATTCACGCGAAGCTGGACGGCTTCCCGGAGAAGAACAAGATCACGCCCGAGGAGGTGTGCCGCGGCCTGGAGGCGCGGCCGATCGACGACGTGTGGGCGCACGTGAACCGGTTCATCGCCGAGTCGCACACGCACGTGGGGCGGTGCTACGAGTTCGACGCCGCGGGCGCCTTCGACACGCCGACGAACGAGAGCCGGGCGTTCGTGCTGGCGCGCTGCCGGGCCGGGGCGCAGCTGACGCTCGACCTGTGGTACACGGCGTGGGTGAAGAGCGCCAACCTGCCGGGACACTGGTGA
- a CDS encoding BBP7 family outer membrane beta-barrel protein: MRKRMWGAIAGVAVGAGGAWGQSPTADPPAPAALGSAAGLVPAQGFGPVPPGVGLPPGGPGAPASGFHSLPPAIMPPIAPGPSGDPQGFGPMAGFGPPPGPMYPPPGPYGAPLWEPAGGPGMGGAGGAGGAPHFWMTYEYLLMYSKSQSYSAPLLTTSAPSQLGLPSAGSTLVLAGGGDVDVNPLNGGRVTAGFYGDADRRFGFEGSGFVTENGVQRITEVTSPSGIPLLARPFRDSAAPNVVTTLVVASPTVGQGRASFLNSTQVWGVEADAVVNLYRSEPGCSKNCTIEVLAGYRYLELDEVFRASSVTRLTPGGTIIPNTTVGPFGQVTVTGVTVVPGVVNVGGLTVPSGHTVSITDTIRTRNQFHGLNTGLRAEFRHGMFTFGASGKIAIGHMRQELEITGYTDIQPGAVSAPIPLVSGRTFGGLYANASNIGRYNNDEFAVIPEMNLNLGLAVTQSLSFHVGYNLIYIDKVARPANEFTTTVNSATVPFSPNFGTNRPLVRQTFFNQDDFWLMGLNTGFTLRF; encoded by the coding sequence ATGCGTAAGCGGATGTGGGGAGCGATCGCGGGGGTGGCCGTCGGGGCCGGCGGGGCGTGGGGCCAGTCCCCCACCGCCGACCCGCCGGCGCCGGCGGCCCTCGGCTCGGCGGCCGGGCTCGTGCCGGCGCAGGGCTTCGGGCCGGTCCCGCCCGGCGTCGGGCTGCCGCCGGGCGGCCCCGGCGCCCCGGCCTCGGGGTTTCACTCGCTGCCGCCGGCGATCATGCCGCCGATCGCGCCCGGCCCGTCCGGCGACCCGCAGGGCTTCGGCCCGATGGCCGGGTTCGGCCCGCCGCCCGGCCCGATGTACCCGCCGCCGGGCCCGTACGGCGCCCCGCTGTGGGAGCCGGCCGGCGGCCCCGGCATGGGCGGCGCGGGCGGCGCGGGCGGCGCCCCGCACTTCTGGATGACCTACGAGTACCTCCTGATGTACTCGAAGAGCCAGAGCTACTCGGCCCCGCTGCTCACCACCAGCGCCCCCTCCCAACTCGGCCTGCCGAGCGCGGGTAGCACGCTGGTGCTGGCCGGCGGCGGCGACGTCGACGTCAACCCGCTCAACGGCGGCCGCGTCACCGCCGGGTTCTACGGCGACGCCGACCGCCGGTTCGGGTTCGAGGGGAGCGGGTTCGTCACCGAGAACGGCGTGCAGCGGATCACCGAGGTCACGTCGCCGTCGGGCATCCCGCTGCTGGCCCGGCCGTTCCGCGACTCGGCCGCCCCGAACGTCGTCACCACGCTGGTGGTGGCTAGCCCGACCGTCGGGCAGGGGCGGGCGTCGTTCCTGAACAGCACGCAGGTGTGGGGCGTCGAGGCCGACGCGGTGGTGAACCTGTACCGGTCCGAGCCCGGGTGCAGCAAGAACTGCACGATCGAGGTCCTCGCCGGCTACCGCTACCTGGAGCTGGACGAGGTGTTCCGCGCCAGCAGCGTGACGCGCCTGACGCCGGGCGGGACGATCATCCCGAACACCACCGTGGGGCCGTTCGGCCAGGTGACGGTGACGGGCGTCACGGTCGTGCCGGGGGTGGTGAACGTCGGCGGGCTGACGGTGCCGAGCGGCCACACGGTGTCGATCACCGACACGATCCGCACGCGGAACCAGTTCCACGGGTTGAACACCGGCCTGCGGGCCGAGTTCCGTCACGGCATGTTCACGTTCGGGGCCAGCGGCAAGATCGCCATCGGGCACATGCGGCAGGAACTGGAGATCACCGGGTACACCGACATCCAGCCGGGCGCGGTGTCGGCGCCGATCCCGCTGGTCAGCGGGCGGACGTTCGGCGGGCTGTACGCCAACGCCTCGAACATCGGCCGGTACAACAACGACGAGTTCGCGGTGATCCCGGAGATGAACCTGAACCTCGGCCTGGCGGTGACCCAGAGCCTGTCGTTCCACGTGGGCTACAACCTCATCTACATCGACAAGGTGGCCCGCCCGGCGAACGAGTTCACGACGACGGTGAACAGCGCGACGGTGCCGTTCAGCCCGAACTTCGGCACGAACCGCCCGCTGGTCCGGCAGACGTTCTTCAACCAGGACGACTTCTGGCTGATGGGCCTGAACACCGGGTTCACGCTCCGCTTCTAA
- a CDS encoding TIGR03067 domain-containing protein → MRVTGAYLFGLAVMAVGLGPTAAPAQKADPKAASPFEGAWEVVELQIGGEDVTPFLKDLNPTMTFKADTYAFKAGPEAESGTFKFDAKAKPATVDLHITEGRGKGKVQPGIYEAKGDTLKLCLGDEGGKERPTKFASEKGTPELVMFTLKRKKADK, encoded by the coding sequence ATGCGCGTGACCGGTGCGTACCTGTTCGGCCTGGCGGTGATGGCCGTCGGCCTCGGCCCGACCGCCGCCCCCGCCCAGAAGGCCGACCCCAAGGCGGCCAGCCCGTTCGAGGGGGCGTGGGAGGTCGTCGAGCTGCAGATCGGCGGGGAGGACGTGACCCCGTTCCTCAAGGACCTCAACCCGACGATGACGTTCAAGGCCGACACCTACGCCTTCAAGGCCGGGCCGGAGGCCGAGTCGGGGACGTTCAAGTTCGACGCCAAGGCCAAGCCGGCGACGGTGGACCTGCACATCACCGAGGGCCGCGGCAAGGGGAAGGTGCAGCCCGGCATCTACGAGGCGAAGGGCGACACGCTGAAGCTGTGCCTGGGCGACGAGGGCGGGAAGGAGCGGCCGACGAAGTTCGCGTCCGAGAAGGGGACGCCCGAACTGGTGATGTTCACGCTCAAGCGGAAGAAGGCGGACAAGTGA
- a CDS encoding purple acid phosphatase family protein, which translates to MHPLDRRGFLGASLAALAAAPAATAAAERLPVAPPPREVPMPGIDSLFLTYAQDPTRTVVVQWVGYPGVAPTVRHGRLTAFSWDGATPTATRPFGDSPWVVYRAELTGLVPGTEYLFRVDGHPRTYRFRTMPAKATDTFTFVSGGDCGVNAHAVANNILAAKQEPHFALIAGDLGYDNGTSARTALGFLKNYGQHMVDPQGRLIPLVTCLGNHEVKGGYARSRAAATYYFPLFDGLYPETSYAALDFGDYLSLVLLDTGHVSPVGGAQADWLGGALAARQDRPHLIVANHVPAYPSYRAPTGTGVMGLSGTGDGNRRYWCPLFERHNVDVVLEHHDHTFKRTHPLKDGRPDKNGVLYLGDGSWGMLRPPVSPEKRPYLASVGRAYHVSLHRLEGDRRFHVALDESGKVADVTATFGKRPARRG; encoded by the coding sequence ATGCACCCGCTCGACCGCCGGGGCTTTCTCGGCGCCTCGCTGGCGGCCCTCGCCGCCGCCCCCGCCGCAACCGCCGCCGCCGAACGCCTCCCCGTCGCCCCGCCGCCGCGCGAAGTCCCCATGCCGGGGATCGACAGCCTGTTCCTCACCTACGCCCAGGACCCGACGCGCACCGTCGTCGTGCAGTGGGTCGGCTACCCCGGCGTCGCCCCGACCGTCCGCCACGGCCGGCTCACGGCGTTCTCGTGGGACGGCGCCACGCCGACCGCCACCCGGCCGTTCGGCGACAGCCCGTGGGTCGTCTACCGGGCCGAGCTCACCGGCCTCGTCCCCGGCACCGAGTACCTGTTCCGGGTGGACGGCCACCCGCGCACCTACCGCTTCCGCACGATGCCGGCGAAGGCCACCGACACGTTCACGTTCGTGTCCGGCGGCGACTGCGGGGTGAACGCGCACGCCGTCGCCAACAACATCCTGGCGGCGAAGCAGGAGCCGCACTTCGCGCTGATCGCCGGCGACCTGGGGTACGACAACGGCACGTCGGCCCGCACGGCGCTGGGCTTCCTGAAGAACTACGGCCAGCACATGGTGGACCCGCAGGGCCGCCTCATCCCGCTGGTGACGTGCCTCGGGAACCACGAGGTGAAGGGCGGGTACGCCAGGAGCCGCGCCGCCGCGACGTACTACTTCCCGCTGTTCGACGGCCTGTACCCCGAGACGAGCTACGCCGCGCTCGACTTCGGCGACTACCTCAGCCTGGTGCTGCTGGACACCGGCCACGTGTCGCCGGTCGGCGGGGCGCAGGCCGACTGGCTCGGCGGGGCGCTGGCCGCGCGGCAGGACCGGCCGCACCTGATCGTGGCGAACCACGTCCCGGCGTACCCGTCGTACCGGGCGCCGACCGGGACCGGCGTGATGGGCCTGTCCGGCACCGGCGACGGCAACCGGCGGTACTGGTGCCCGCTGTTCGAGCGGCACAACGTGGACGTGGTGCTGGAGCACCACGACCACACGTTCAAGCGGACCCACCCCTTGAAGGACGGCCGCCCCGACAAGAACGGCGTGCTGTACCTGGGCGACGGCTCGTGGGGGATGCTGCGGCCGCCGGTGTCGCCGGAGAAGCGGCCGTACCTGGCGAGCGTGGGCCGGGCGTACCACGTCTCGCTCCACCGGCTGGAGGGCGACCGGCGGTTCCACGTGGCGCTGGACGAGAGCGGCAAGGTGGCCGACGTGACGGCGACGTTCGGCAAGCGGCCGGCGCGGCGGGGGTGA
- a CDS encoding aminotransferase class V-fold PLP-dependent enzyme yields MTYLDNAATSFPKPEGVYAALDRFARTTLANPGRSGHRMAQAAEHTVADARHRLNRFFNGRSPERFVFTLNATDALNMAVKGVLKPGDHVVTSDLEHNSVSRPLVALAEAGVITLTRVAADRTGTLDPDAVKAAFTPATRLVALTHASNVLGTVQPVAEIGRLVRERDALFLVDAAQTAGVIPVDVQAMCIDLLAFPGHKSLLGPTGTGGLYAGPRTAVKPWREGGTGGDSLTPTQPAEFPHLLEGGTPNVLGIAGLVAGLDFVEERGLAAIHRHEVELCDRLWAALLEMPGFEVFGHADPARRVGAVSFRHADIPAPDLGGILDASFEIAVRAGLHCSPYVHKALGTAPDGLVRVSPGPFTTEAEIDRLIEALREVTGA; encoded by the coding sequence ATGACCTACCTCGACAACGCGGCCACCAGCTTCCCCAAGCCCGAGGGGGTGTACGCCGCCCTCGACCGGTTCGCCCGCACCACCCTTGCCAACCCCGGGCGGTCCGGCCACCGCATGGCCCAGGCCGCCGAGCACACCGTCGCCGACGCCCGCCACCGCCTCAACCGCTTCTTCAACGGCCGCTCCCCCGAGCGGTTCGTCTTCACCCTCAACGCCACCGACGCCCTCAACATGGCCGTCAAGGGCGTCCTCAAGCCCGGCGACCACGTCGTCACGTCGGACCTCGAACACAACAGCGTGTCGCGGCCGCTCGTCGCCCTCGCCGAGGCCGGCGTCATCACCCTCACCCGCGTCGCCGCCGACCGCACCGGCACCCTCGACCCCGACGCCGTGAAGGCCGCCTTCACCCCCGCCACGCGGCTCGTCGCGCTCACGCACGCCAGCAACGTCCTCGGCACCGTCCAGCCCGTCGCCGAGATCGGCCGGCTGGTCCGCGAGCGCGACGCCCTGTTCCTCGTGGACGCCGCCCAGACCGCCGGCGTGATCCCCGTGGACGTGCAAGCGATGTGCATCGACCTGCTGGCGTTCCCGGGCCACAAGTCGCTGCTCGGGCCGACCGGCACCGGCGGCCTCTACGCCGGGCCGCGCACCGCGGTGAAGCCGTGGCGCGAGGGCGGCACCGGCGGCGACTCGCTCACCCCCACGCAGCCCGCCGAGTTCCCGCACCTGCTCGAAGGCGGCACGCCGAACGTCCTCGGCATCGCCGGGCTCGTCGCGGGGCTGGACTTCGTGGAAGAGCGCGGCCTGGCGGCGATCCACCGGCACGAGGTGGAGCTGTGCGACCGGCTGTGGGCGGCGCTGCTGGAGATGCCGGGGTTCGAGGTGTTCGGTCACGCCGACCCGGCCCGCCGCGTGGGCGCGGTCAGCTTCCGCCACGCCGACATTCCCGCGCCAGACCTCGGCGGCATCCTCGACGCCTCGTTCGAGATCGCCGTGCGGGCCGGGCTGCACTGCTCGCCGTACGTCCACAAGGCGCTCGGCACGGCGCCGGACGGGCTGGTGCGCGTCAGCCCGGGGCCGTTCACGACGGAAGCGGAGATCGACCGGCTGATCGAGGCGCTGCGGGAGGTGACGGGGGCGTGA